GGGCCATCACTTCGTGAACGCGTGCTTATGATGAATAGCCACCGTTCGGGCTTTGCTGTCTGGTGGCGGTATGGCATTTGGGTAGTATTGATGGGAGCTATGGCATTTGCCTGTCGGCACAAACAAAGCCAATCTGAGCAATTACTTGTTCCAACAACGCTACCTGCCATTAACCCAACTCGCGGGCGGGTAGTCGATCTGGAAGACAAACAGACGTGGTACCGCCATATGGCCTTGTTTAATGACAAATTTGGTACTGAAGTCGTAGTAGGTAAGCCCGTCGTTCTTCAGCTCAAAGGCAATCGGTTTGTCTTGCCCGAAGATTACAAATACTCGTCGGCAATTTACATCGATGGTAAAGAGGTTCCAATCGAAGCACTTCAAAATCTATCGCCCGATTTTGTGAGTGAGGTATTTGTGATTCACCAATGGGAGCACTTTGCCGATGCTGATCAGGAAGCAAAACCGTATCAGATTATGATTCAAACCAGCCCACAACGCGTTCCACTCAACAACCGACGTGAGCAGTTTTTTAGTTTGTTGCGGGCGGCAGTAATTTCCCAAAATCCATTGGGCGAGACGCATTCTTTCAACATGAATCAATTACTGGAAGCCACTTTCTTCCATAATAAAAACGCGCTGGTCGAGCGTACTAAAAATGAACACTTAAGTATCTACGACGAATATGCCAAGTCGGTCGATGTGTTCATTAACAACCTACCCGCTACGCCAGCCGATGTAAAAACCATCCATGTGCGCGAAGTGGCTCGCCTGTATGCGAAAGAACGACCGTACCTGGAGTGGCTGCGCCCTGACAATCCTCTTTCCCGGTTTGTGCTCAATATTCATACATCGCCTAAACGGGCCAAACGCGATAGTACCTATTATGTTTTTAGCCCGTTTTACACCGGAGATTTCTAGAGGCTGTTTTGTTCTAAAATCAAGAAACCAGCTCAATAGGCTGGTTTCTTGATTTTAGGATGCTTTGCCGTTTGGCGCTGGCTTTTGATTATCAGTTCCTTTCGTCTTTTTCTTTTTCTTTTTGCCAGATCGAGCCGTGTATTTGGCATCCAGTTTTTGCAGATCGCTATTCAGAGCGGCTGCTGTAACGGGCTCTTTCTCCGTGATAGGCGTCAGCACCTCAAATGACTCGGGGATAATTCCGTTTTTATTCAGTTCAACAATATCGAGCACACGGGCAATGGGAAGGGCATGCCAGGTACTTTCGGCACTATAACCAAACCACATCAGCTTACGGAAAATATCGGTTTTTTGCAAGAAAGCCCTCCCTTTTTGCGTTTCCAGCGGCTTTTCTATCGTTGGAATATCACGCAGAGCATCCATGTAGGTATCCAGCTCATAGTTCAGGCAGCACTTCAAACGTCCACACTGACCAGATAACTTAGCGGGATTCAACGACAAGTTTTGATACCGGGCCGCCGACGTAGCAATATTTTTGAAATCCGTTAGCCAGGTTGAACAGCACAGTTCACGTCCGCAGGAACCGATACCACCAAGCCGACCAGCTTCCTGACGCAGGCTGATTTGCCGCATTTCGATGCGTACTTTGAACTCACTGGCGAGCATTTTAATCAACTCCCGGAAATCAACTCGCTCCTCCGACGAGTAATAGAACGTTGCCTTCGTATTATCGGACTGAAACTCAACGTCCGATAACTTCATATTCAGTTTTAGCTCCCGAATAATTTCACGGGAACGATACAGAGCGGGCAGATCTCGCAGAATAGCCTGCTCATGACGTTCCATATCCTTCGGCGTGGCAATCCGATGAATAACTTTGGTATCGTCGGTAATTTTTATGGCCCGTTTTTTCACCTGCAATCGTACTAGTTCGCCTTGTAGCGACACCGCACCGATATGGAATCCCGATTGCATTTCGGCCACGACATAATCGCCCGTGGTCAGGTCAAGCTGATGAACATTCCGATAATATTCTTTCCGCCCACCTTTAAACTTTACTTCTACAACGTCGTATCGACTTTTTCCAGGCATGGCTACATCGCTCAGCCAGTCGAACGAATTCAGTTTATTGCAGCCCGCAGTGCCACACCCTCCGCTGCCGCATCCTTTGGTGGCTGTTTTCTCACCGTCGGATGCACCACGCTGGGTTCCACACCCGCCGGTTGCACAGGACTTACAAGACATACATTTTCAGTTTACGGTTTTCAGCTTCCAGTCCTTTACAGTCAGGCTATCCATTTTTATCTGGCAGTAGACGCATTCACTGCAAGCAGAAAACTCAGTCAGCGTACCGGAGTAGGTCTAATCCTATATCTTTCCGGTACTGTTTTCCATCAAATTGCACCATCCGGGCCGCTTCCTGCGATTTCCTGACAGCATTTTCGAGCGAATTCGCCTGGGCCGTAATAGCCAGTACGCGCCCACCGTTTGTTACTACCTGTCCGTTTTTCGCCAGTGTTCCGGCATGAAAGGCCGTTACATCCTCCAAACGCTCCAACTCAGTAATAGTTTTACCCGTCTGGTAATCGCCAGGATAACCACCTGACACTAGCACCGTAGTAACAGCCGTTTGTGGTGATACCTGCACCGATAGCTTATCTAGTTCACCATCAGCCGTTGCCGTCATCAACTGAACAAAATCATTTTGAATCCGTGGTAAAACCACCTCGGTTTCAGGATCACCCATGCGTGCATTGTACTCAATTACAAAAGGCTCTCCGTTCACTTTCATCAGCCCAACAAAAATAAACCCCTGATAGCGAATATTTTCCTGTTGCAGGCCTAATAGTGTAGGCTTAACCACCTTATCTTCAACCTTTTTCAGGAAGGTCTGGTTCGCAAACACAACGGGCGAAACGGCTCCCATGCCACCCGTGTTAGGGCCTGTATCGGCTTCACCGATACGCTTGTAATCTTTGGCCTCAGGCAGAATTTTGTAGTTCTCGCCATCGGTCAGCACAAACACCGATAGTTCGATACCTCGCAGAA
This window of the Spirosoma aerolatum genome carries:
- a CDS encoding PSP1 domain-containing protein, yielding MSCKSCATGGCGTQRGASDGEKTATKGCGSGGCGTAGCNKLNSFDWLSDVAMPGKSRYDVVEVKFKGGRKEYYRNVHQLDLTTGDYVVAEMQSGFHIGAVSLQGELVRLQVKKRAIKITDDTKVIHRIATPKDMERHEQAILRDLPALYRSREIIRELKLNMKLSDVEFQSDNTKATFYYSSEERVDFRELIKMLASEFKVRIEMRQISLRQEAGRLGGIGSCGRELCCSTWLTDFKNIATSAARYQNLSLNPAKLSGQCGRLKCCLNYELDTYMDALRDIPTIEKPLETQKGRAFLQKTDIFRKLMWFGYSAESTWHALPIARVLDIVELNKNGIIPESFEVLTPITEKEPVTAAALNSDLQKLDAKYTARSGKKKKKKTKGTDNQKPAPNGKAS
- the purD gene encoding phosphoribosylamine--glycine ligase, whose protein sequence is MNILILGSGGREHAFAWKLAQSPLCDNLFVAPGNAGTTQIATNIPISYNDFLAVANTVRDKKIDLLIVGPEEPLVKGIVDFLRQQPDLADLRIVGPDAEGAQLEGSKDFSKQFMLRHGIPTAASKSFTAETLQEGLAYLESHSLPIVLKADGLAAGKGVIIAESVVEAQTTLSDMLDGQKFGVAGSKVVVEQFLRGIELSVFVLTDGENYKILPEAKDYKRIGEADTGPNTGGMGAVSPVVFANQTFLKKVEDKVVKPTLLGLQQENIRYQGFIFVGLMKVNGEPFVIEYNARMGDPETEVVLPRIQNDFVQLMTATADGELDKLSVQVSPQTAVTTVLVSGGYPGDYQTGKTITELERLEDVTAFHAGTLAKNGQVVTNGGRVLAITAQANSLENAVRKSQEAARMVQFDGKQYRKDIGLDLLRYAD